A genomic window from Diospyros lotus cultivar Yz01 chromosome 2, ASM1463336v1, whole genome shotgun sequence includes:
- the LOC127795902 gene encoding RING-H2 finger protein ATL52-like, whose product MDILYYGLAVAGTGAILLAVYNLIIPRWCAAHRRRSLRQGMAGGTLPSMSSRSFVKPRVRLESSFKYKKEGVLGEDEEGFDECDDYECPICLSEFEEGEEVRQLPRCKHSFHALCIDMWLYSHFDCPVCRAPADGGETASNPPENYSGEQLLVDAANSV is encoded by the coding sequence ATGGACATACTGTATTACGGCCTCGCAGTTGCCGGAACCGGGGCCATCCTGCTGGCGGTGTATAACCTCATCATCCCAAGGTGGTGCGCCGCCCATCGACGCCGTAGTCTACGGCAAGGAATGGCCGGAGGAACTCTGCCGTCCATGTCCAGCCGGAGCTTTGTCAAGCCCAGAGTAAGATTGGAATCCAGTTTCAAGTACAAGAAAGAGGGAGTCTTgggtgaagatgaagaagggTTCGATGAGTGTGATGATTATGAATGCCCTATTTGTTTATCAGAGTTCGAGGAAGGGGAAGAAGTGAGACAGCTGCCCAGGTGTAAGCACTCCTTTCATGCTCTTTGTATTGATATGTGGCTCTACTCTCACTTTGACTGTCCGGTTTGCCGGGCCCCGGCGGATGGTGGAGAGACGGCGTCGAATCCACCGGAGAATTATTCTGGGGAGCAGTTGCTGGTGGATGCAGCCAACTCGGTGTGA